One Bacteroidota bacterium genomic region harbors:
- the guaA gene encoding glutamine-hydrolyzing GMP synthase, producing the protein MLGSDPHDEKILILDYGSQYTQLIARRIREARVYCEIHPCTLSAAEIRALRPKGIVLSGGPMSVYDPGAPQLEPELLELGVPVLGICYGLQALAQALGGRVERAHRREFGRAELILDNPNGLFEGLPDRFTVWMSHSDHLTALPEEFEVLAHTAGAPVAAIRSRTRAIYGVQFHPEVAHTEYGSQILENFVRRICGCRGLWTPEAFVEAAIARIRQEVQRDEHVVLALSGGVDSTVAAVLLHRAIGDRLHCVFVDNGLLRLGEAEQVVRTFREHFRIPLHHVEAQAPFLERLRGVLDPETKRRVIGRTFIEVFERAIAELGHPVTFLAQGTLYPDVIESTAFRGPSATIKTHHNVGGLPECMRLRLLEPFRELFKDEVRAVGRTLGVPEEILGRHPFPGPGLAVRILGEVTQERLELLRRADAIFIEELRLWGLYERVWQAFAVFVPVQTVGVMGDGRTYEHLIALRAVTSVDGMTADWARLPHEFLAHVSTRITGEVPGVNRVVYDVTSKPPATIEWE; encoded by the coding sequence ATGCTCGGCTCCGATCCCCACGACGAGAAGATTCTTATCTTGGACTACGGTTCGCAGTATACCCAACTCATCGCCCGGCGCATTCGAGAGGCCCGGGTCTATTGCGAAATACACCCCTGCACGCTCTCCGCGGCCGAGATTCGGGCCCTGCGTCCGAAGGGCATTGTGCTCTCCGGTGGTCCCATGAGCGTATATGACCCCGGAGCGCCGCAGCTGGAGCCCGAGTTGCTCGAGCTCGGCGTTCCGGTTCTGGGCATCTGTTATGGGCTTCAGGCGCTGGCTCAAGCCTTAGGAGGGCGCGTAGAGCGCGCTCATCGGCGCGAATTTGGCCGAGCCGAACTCATCCTAGATAATCCCAACGGGCTCTTTGAAGGCCTGCCCGATCGCTTCACGGTCTGGATGAGCCACAGCGATCACCTGACGGCACTGCCCGAGGAGTTCGAGGTGCTTGCCCACACGGCCGGCGCCCCCGTGGCTGCCATACGCAGCCGTACAAGGGCCATCTACGGGGTGCAGTTTCACCCCGAGGTCGCGCACACGGAGTACGGGTCTCAGATCCTGGAGAACTTCGTACGCCGTATCTGCGGCTGTCGAGGCCTCTGGACCCCAGAGGCCTTTGTGGAGGCCGCGATCGCGCGCATCCGGCAGGAGGTGCAACGAGACGAACACGTCGTCCTGGCTTTGAGCGGAGGGGTGGATTCGACCGTGGCGGCTGTGCTGCTGCATCGGGCCATTGGGGATCGGCTTCATTGCGTATTTGTCGACAACGGCCTGCTGCGCCTGGGGGAGGCCGAACAGGTCGTGCGCACCTTTCGGGAGCATTTCCGCATTCCGCTGCATCACGTTGAGGCGCAAGCGCCGTTTCTGGAGCGGCTCCGGGGCGTCCTGGACCCCGAGACCAAGCGGCGGGTGATCGGGCGTACCTTCATCGAGGTCTTCGAACGGGCCATTGCCGAATTGGGCCATCCCGTAACGTTCTTGGCCCAGGGCACCCTGTATCCGGATGTGATCGAAAGCACCGCGTTTCGGGGCCCCTCGGCCACCATCAAAACGCACCATAACGTGGGAGGGCTGCCCGAGTGCATGCGCTTGCGGCTTCTGGAGCCGTTTCGGGAGCTTTTCAAGGATGAAGTCCGCGCCGTGGGCCGCACCTTGGGGGTGCCCGAGGAGATCCTGGGACGGCATCCGTTCCCCGGGCCTGGTTTGGCCGTGCGGATACTGGGGGAGGTGACCCAAGAGCGTCTGGAGCTGTTGCGCCGGGCTGATGCCATCTTCATCGAGGAGCTGCGCCTTTGGGGGCTTTATGAGCGCGTCTGGCAGGCCTTCGCCGTTTTCGTGCCTGTTCAGACCGTGGGTGTCATGGGAGATGGACGTACCTATGAACACCTGATCGCTCTGCGGGCCGTAACGAGCGTTGACGGTATGACGGCCGATTGGGCCCGGCTGCCGCATGAGTTCCTGGCGCACGTCTCCACCCGCATCACGGGCGAGGTGCCGGGCGTCAACCGGGTGGTCTACGACGTCACCTCCAAGCCGCCGGCCACGATCGAGTGGGAATAA
- a CDS encoding ABC transporter substrate-binding protein: protein MRAQPLVALCLVGALAWPVAAQTDAAAPESLFVRALEEFRLGRYPEAFGRFEALYRQGSHPRTTAAGLMAGRALVALRQYRPAAQWLEAFVRAHPGSRYAPEALWSLGYTYWALHEEGRALEALFRAWQLAEDGLRAQSEERFWALCAVLGVRELDSIAAQASDPVLGAALRLAAAQREANSLRFEEALRRLEALRPPPNALRERYAELEAALKMRRLLPSEDAVPSAPYRVGVLLPIGRGRDPDRRYSRELLAGLRLAVEEHNRARPDRPIQLLFRDAASPEGTIQSALQELLGPESVDLVVGPLYSREAAEVVDVAEEARVPLVLPLANEEQLVDERQWVFQVNPPASAHARAMARFAAERLRLRRVAVLFRPSEREAWLADVFATEFEASGGTIVLRQPLSASRQRVTAGLVEQLRAVAPEALYIALAGEDTENAIENILGRFDELGYRPPRILGGPAWHELRSSWSRLALFRVTYTAEGLPEARGPAYTAFRSAFRARFGEEPGPLALTGYDLGKWLAQALAARAPAEPVRAVLVRTGPFRGMRLALDFRYGNINSLVQVLQYQGGRIVEAEGL from the coding sequence ATGCGCGCGCAGCCTCTTGTCGCGCTCTGTCTAGTGGGGGCCTTAGCATGGCCGGTTGCGGCCCAAACCGATGCGGCGGCGCCTGAGTCGCTTTTCGTGCGTGCTCTAGAGGAGTTTCGCTTGGGCCGCTACCCGGAGGCCTTCGGGCGCTTTGAGGCCCTCTACCGACAGGGCTCACATCCCCGCACCACGGCCGCCGGGCTCATGGCCGGCCGCGCCCTGGTCGCCCTGCGCCAATATCGGCCTGCTGCCCAGTGGCTTGAGGCCTTCGTGCGGGCGCATCCGGGCTCTCGTTACGCGCCCGAGGCCCTGTGGAGCCTGGGATACACGTATTGGGCCTTGCACGAGGAAGGACGCGCCCTAGAGGCCCTCTTCCGGGCTTGGCAGCTGGCCGAGGACGGGCTCAGGGCGCAGTCGGAGGAGCGCTTCTGGGCCTTGTGCGCGGTCTTGGGTGTGCGGGAACTCGATTCGATAGCGGCTCAGGCCTCAGATCCCGTACTAGGGGCCGCCTTGCGCTTGGCCGCAGCGCAACGCGAGGCCAACAGCCTGCGCTTCGAAGAGGCCCTGCGGCGCCTGGAAGCCCTGCGCCCCCCCCCGAACGCCCTGCGGGAGCGCTACGCGGAGTTAGAGGCGGCTCTTAAGATGCGGCGCCTGTTGCCGTCTGAGGACGCGGTCCCAAGTGCTCCCTATCGGGTCGGGGTCTTGCTGCCCATAGGGCGAGGAAGGGATCCGGATAGGCGCTACAGCCGTGAGCTGCTGGCGGGCTTAAGGCTGGCCGTAGAGGAGCACAACCGGGCCCGGCCCGATCGGCCCATTCAGCTGCTTTTCCGGGACGCCGCCTCTCCGGAAGGGACGATCCAGAGCGCCCTACAGGAGCTTCTGGGGCCAGAGAGCGTGGACCTGGTCGTGGGACCCCTGTACAGCCGCGAGGCCGCCGAAGTGGTGGACGTAGCCGAAGAGGCGCGCGTACCCCTGGTGCTGCCCCTTGCCAACGAGGAGCAGCTTGTCGATGAGCGGCAATGGGTTTTTCAGGTGAATCCGCCGGCCTCTGCGCACGCGCGCGCTATGGCCCGTTTCGCTGCTGAGCGGCTCCGGCTGCGTCGGGTGGCCGTGCTTTTCCGGCCATCGGAACGTGAGGCCTGGTTGGCCGACGTATTTGCGACCGAATTCGAAGCCTCTGGCGGGACGATCGTGCTGCGTCAGCCTCTGAGCGCGAGCCGACAGCGCGTAACGGCTGGACTTGTAGAGCAGCTGCGCGCCGTTGCGCCCGAGGCCCTGTATATCGCCCTGGCCGGAGAGGATACGGAGAACGCGATCGAGAATATCCTGGGCCGCTTTGATGAGTTGGGCTACCGGCCGCCCCGCATCCTGGGCGGGCCGGCCTGGCATGAGTTGCGCTCCAGCTGGAGCCGGCTTGCCCTGTTTCGGGTAACCTACACGGCCGAAGGGCTCCCCGAAGCCCGTGGGCCCGCTTATACGGCTTTCCGATCCGCCTTTCGCGCCCGATTTGGCGAAGAGCCGGGCCCTCTGGCCTTGACCGGATACGATCTGGGCAAGTGGCTGGCGCAGGCTCTGGCGGCGCGCGCGCCGGCAGAACCGGTGCGCGCTGTGCTGGTCCGGACCGGGCCTTTTCGGGGGATGCGGCTTGCGCTCGACTTCCGATATGGCAACATCAACAGCCTGGTGCAGGTTCTGCAGTATCAAGGCGGCCGCATCGTGGAGGCCGAGGGCCTATAA
- a CDS encoding GNAT family N-acetyltransferase — translation MSCNRESPAQIESVGLEALALIRDLNWRIFGEERIINRFDRPDLCMLLARVDGLPVGFKIGYGESREVFYSAKGGVLEGYRRRGIARAMLYEMMQLARRRGYRVFAYDSFPNRYPAMVILGLVEGFRVVEVRWNPDFRDFKMRFEKAL, via the coding sequence ATGTCCTGTAACCGGGAATCGCCGGCGCAGATCGAATCCGTTGGCCTTGAGGCGCTTGCGCTCATCCGGGACCTCAACTGGCGGATATTCGGCGAAGAGCGCATCATCAACCGCTTTGATCGGCCCGATCTGTGCATGCTGTTAGCCCGCGTAGACGGGCTTCCAGTGGGCTTCAAGATCGGCTATGGGGAGTCGCGGGAGGTCTTTTACAGCGCCAAAGGCGGGGTCCTAGAGGGCTATCGCCGCAGGGGCATCGCGCGCGCCATGCTATATGAGATGATGCAGCTGGCGCGCCGCCGGGGCTATAGGGTCTTCGCCTACGATTCCTTCCCTAATCGCTATCCCGCCATGGTCATCCTGGGGCTTGTGGAGGGCTTTCGGGTGGTGGAGGTGCGTTGGAACCCGGATTTTCGGGACTTTAAGATGCGCTTTGAGAAGGCCTTATAG
- a CDS encoding S9 family peptidase, which yields MMAIRGLLPGLLVLWVSASSWSQLRPMEVRDVVALRTAETPVCSPDGRWAVFALQQLNWGRGERYTDLYLVSLSGGPTRRMTFTEDHSESQPAWHPDSRSFFFVSNREGRPQLYRMALDGGEAQRLTNERDGIGVYRVDPRGRYVAYTGGDRNRRQLYLYELSTGRAEVRTRFSAAVEQLAWSADGRFVYVLVADTLDPVQIRRREQGFDVRRMDEPEPPRHLWRVPVPEGEPERVTEGPWRIVQFRLSQDGRYAAVLAVAADRYVEPPVDTELFLVELSERRMQRLTTNRVSESNPSFSPDGRYLAVQAPRNFALYDEGKLHLFELPSGRWLRALPEDFPYDADLAFWSPDGRRLYFTAGEGVRENLFSVSAEGGPARRETNLEATITGVRDEASGQILIRYSDPQTPPDWYAARLQELGRRDRWVRLSDANPEARNWRLASVEVLRWKSTDGQMVEGLVVKPLDFQPGRRYPLIAQIHGGPASAYTLSFPGSWSNFVHVWAARGYLVFMPNYRGSSHYGERFRRQIAGDYFRQAFDDIMTGIDTLIQRGWADPERLGIMGWSAGGHWSNWALVSTDRFRAISTGAGAVNWISLYAQTDVQFTREFYFQGTPYERWDHYLEVSPLRYIRRARTPTLIHFGEEDERIPLPQGQELYMALKKLGVPVEFFIYPGMGHGITRPKYQFIKMLAELDWFDYWLQNRRPWPDWGAWLQAWEQAAKP from the coding sequence ATGATGGCGATACGCGGCTTGCTGCCGGGGCTTCTGGTGCTCTGGGTGAGCGCCTCTTCGTGGAGCCAGTTGCGTCCTATGGAGGTGCGCGACGTGGTGGCCCTGCGCACAGCCGAAACGCCCGTGTGTTCGCCCGACGGCCGATGGGCCGTATTCGCCCTCCAGCAGCTAAACTGGGGCAGAGGTGAACGATATACGGATCTGTACCTGGTCTCCTTATCCGGAGGCCCGACTCGGCGCATGACGTTTACTGAAGACCACTCGGAATCGCAGCCCGCCTGGCACCCCGACAGTCGGAGCTTCTTTTTTGTCTCCAACCGGGAGGGACGTCCGCAGCTATACCGCATGGCCCTGGACGGAGGCGAAGCGCAGCGGCTGACCAACGAGCGCGACGGCATCGGCGTGTATCGGGTCGATCCCCGGGGCCGGTACGTGGCCTACACGGGTGGGGATCGCAATCGGCGTCAGCTCTACCTCTACGAGCTCAGCACGGGTCGCGCGGAGGTCCGCACGCGCTTTTCCGCTGCGGTCGAGCAATTAGCCTGGAGCGCCGACGGCCGGTTTGTGTACGTGCTTGTGGCCGACACCTTGGATCCCGTCCAGATTCGGAGACGCGAACAGGGCTTTGACGTGCGTCGCATGGACGAGCCCGAGCCGCCCCGGCACCTATGGCGCGTACCTGTTCCGGAAGGCGAGCCCGAGCGCGTCACCGAAGGACCGTGGCGCATCGTGCAGTTTCGGCTTTCTCAAGATGGCCGTTATGCGGCCGTCTTGGCCGTCGCGGCCGACCGCTACGTGGAGCCGCCCGTAGATACGGAGCTTTTTCTGGTGGAGCTATCGGAACGCCGCATGCAGCGGCTCACCACAAACCGGGTCTCGGAGTCCAACCCCAGCTTCTCCCCCGACGGGCGCTATCTTGCTGTCCAGGCCCCTCGGAACTTCGCCCTTTACGATGAAGGCAAGCTCCATCTCTTTGAGCTGCCCTCTGGACGCTGGCTGCGCGCCTTGCCTGAGGACTTCCCCTACGACGCCGACTTGGCCTTTTGGAGCCCGGATGGCCGGCGTCTTTATTTTACGGCCGGCGAGGGGGTTCGAGAGAACCTGTTCTCCGTTTCCGCGGAGGGCGGCCCCGCGCGGCGGGAGACAAACCTAGAAGCCACGATCACCGGGGTGCGCGATGAGGCCAGCGGTCAGATCCTGATCCGCTACAGCGATCCGCAAACCCCCCCTGATTGGTATGCGGCGCGCTTGCAGGAGCTTGGGCGCCGGGATCGCTGGGTGCGGCTTTCGGATGCTAATCCGGAGGCTCGCAACTGGCGGCTGGCCTCAGTTGAGGTGCTGCGCTGGAAAAGCACCGACGGGCAGATGGTCGAGGGGCTGGTGGTCAAGCCCTTGGACTTTCAGCCCGGGCGGCGTTATCCGCTTATCGCGCAAATCCACGGAGGCCCCGCCTCGGCCTATACGCTTTCGTTTCCGGGATCCTGGAGCAATTTCGTGCACGTTTGGGCCGCGCGTGGATATCTTGTTTTTATGCCCAACTACAGGGGCTCTTCGCATTACGGGGAGCGCTTCCGCAGGCAGATCGCCGGGGACTACTTTCGGCAGGCCTTCGACGACATCATGACCGGCATCGACACGCTCATCCAGCGCGGCTGGGCCGATCCGGAGCGGCTGGGCATCATGGGTTGGAGCGCCGGCGGGCATTGGTCGAACTGGGCCCTCGTGTCCACGGATCGCTTCCGGGCCATCTCCACCGGCGCGGGGGCCGTAAACTGGATCTCCCTGTATGCGCAGACGGACGTGCAGTTTACGCGCGAGTTTTACTTTCAAGGGACGCCCTATGAGCGCTGGGACCACTACCTGGAGGTCTCCCCGCTTCGCTACATCCGCCGCGCCCGCACGCCCACGCTGATCCACTTTGGAGAGGAGGACGAGCGCATCCCCCTGCCGCAAGGGCAGGAACTCTACATGGCGCTGAAAAAGTTGGGCGTGCCGGTCGAGTTTTTCATCTACCCCGGCATGGGGCACGGCATTACGCGGCCCAAATATCAGTTCATCAAGATGCTAGCCGAGCTGGACTGGTTCGATTACTGGCTGCAGAACCGGCGCCCCTGGCCCGACTGGGGCGCCTGGTTACAGGCCTGGGAACAAGCCGCCAAGCCGTAG
- a CDS encoding YceI family protein, with translation MKFRLLTLLGLLLAVTSTLRAQVEFRTAPNDRRNVLTFKSEAPLETIVGTNNTLRGSFRFDPQNITGRPAAAEFIVDAEAFKTGIELRDQHLRENYLETAKYPQIRFTLDRIVSASKNALRDGETAELLIEGTFELHGQRRREQLRARITYMAASEATRSRLPGNLLRVVAEFPIKYVDYGIQRPQVLLLKLSEVVTINVDMILSDAKFEATN, from the coding sequence ATGAAGTTCAGGCTGTTGACCCTGCTGGGTCTTCTGTTGGCGGTCACGTCGACCCTTCGAGCGCAGGTAGAGTTTCGCACGGCGCCCAACGATCGGCGCAACGTGCTCACGTTCAAAAGCGAGGCCCCGCTGGAGACGATCGTGGGCACGAACAACACGCTGCGCGGCTCTTTCCGGTTTGATCCCCAGAATATCACCGGCCGGCCCGCGGCCGCGGAGTTCATCGTAGATGCGGAGGCCTTCAAGACCGGAATCGAGCTGCGTGATCAGCACCTGCGGGAGAACTACCTGGAGACGGCCAAGTATCCCCAGATCCGCTTCACCTTGGATCGGATCGTGTCGGCCTCCAAGAACGCGCTTCGAGACGGGGAGACGGCCGAACTCCTCATCGAAGGCACCTTTGAGCTACACGGGCAAAGGCGCCGAGAGCAGCTCAGGGCGCGCATCACCTACATGGCGGCCTCGGAGGCCACGCGGTCCCGGCTTCCCGGAAACCTGCTGCGCGTGGTGGCGGAGTTCCCGATTAAGTATGTCGATTACGGCATCCAGCGGCCTCAAGTGCTGCTGCTCAAGCTAAGCGAGGTCGTGACGATCAACGTGGACATGATTCTCTCGGACGCCAAATTCGAAGCGACCAACTGA
- a CDS encoding DUF971 domain-containing protein — MDIRPQRITYHRAERKLEIHFSDGATFTYTAEYLRVYSPSAEVKGHGPGQEVLQVGKEDVEIVDLHPVGHYAVRIFFSDGHDSGIYTWEYLYALGREQDRYWADYLRRLAEAGYARRPP; from the coding sequence ATGGACATCCGGCCCCAACGGATCACTTACCACCGCGCCGAGCGTAAGCTAGAGATCCACTTCTCCGATGGCGCCACGTTCACCTATACGGCCGAGTACCTGCGCGTCTACTCCCCATCGGCAGAGGTCAAGGGGCATGGCCCCGGCCAAGAGGTGCTTCAGGTGGGCAAGGAGGACGTCGAGATCGTGGATTTACACCCCGTCGGACACTACGCCGTGCGGATTTTCTTTAGCGACGGCCATGATTCGGGCATTTACACCTGGGAGTACCTCTACGCGTTGGGCCGGGAGCAAGATCGCTATTGGGCCGACTACCTCAGACGGCTTGCCGAAGCCGGCTATGCGCGGCGCCCTCCGTAG
- a CDS encoding fructose-6-phosphate aldolase, with translation MSRRRLFLLKVQGRVKIPDYVQVRDERQSLLAYFRADRPEQGLERVPNLSPEAKARLATLIRTLPYGKLVEVEL, from the coding sequence ATGAGTCGCCGCCGGCTGTTCCTGCTCAAAGTACAAGGCCGCGTCAAGATCCCGGACTACGTGCAAGTCCGGGATGAACGGCAAAGCTTACTGGCTTATTTCCGCGCCGATCGGCCCGAGCAAGGCCTAGAGCGCGTGCCGAACCTGAGCCCAGAAGCCAAAGCGCGCTTGGCCACTCTCATCCGCACACTGCCCTACGGAAAGCTCGTAGAGGTGGAACTATAA